From Humisphaera borealis, the proteins below share one genomic window:
- a CDS encoding phytoene desaturase family protein — protein sequence MSKQVIVIGGGVGGLSAAIRLAAKGLRVTLLEKNDRIGGKLNLRELPHPGRPADRSFRFDTGPSLLTLPFVFEQLFEAAGTRLSNHLTLQRLDPIARYIWGDGTTFELRNDDDALEQELRKIAPDDVAGYRAFAAEGKRIWDLSAELFLFKAPEQLLKPRPGSPADTADALAAAADPLFRAKVGLKLLSTPFQIGMFRRFSVVVDRAVRSRRLREVLYQYATYSGASPFKAPATLTCIPHAERQFGGWYPQGGMYRLAEALAEVAQSLGVDIRTSSPVDQVLIEPPTAGAKSRRIGRAAGVRLADGEAIRADAVVCNADVVYSYRSLIESRYRRKYADKTLNKLEAGGSGLALLLGVEGTYPQLAHHNKFMPADYRSDVVSMFHTRTVPRDPAIYVCATTRTDASQAPDDCENLFVLASAPPIDGTIDWSTRGPRYRDQLINSLEHAWGLKDLNKRIVVERQISPADLKSLYNANAGSIYGIGSNNLKDAFLRPPNRDKDVERLYFAGGATHPGGGLPLVALSGKIASEMVMEDLDG from the coding sequence ATGAGCAAACAGGTCATCGTCATCGGCGGCGGGGTCGGCGGGTTGTCGGCGGCGATCCGCCTGGCCGCCAAGGGCCTGCGCGTCACGCTGCTGGAAAAGAACGATCGCATTGGCGGCAAGCTCAACTTGAGAGAGCTTCCGCATCCCGGCCGCCCTGCCGATCGCTCCTTTCGCTTCGACACCGGCCCGAGTTTGCTCACATTGCCGTTCGTCTTCGAGCAGCTCTTTGAAGCCGCCGGTACACGGCTGAGCAACCACCTGACTCTGCAGCGGCTCGACCCGATCGCCCGTTACATCTGGGGCGACGGGACGACGTTCGAGCTTCGCAACGACGACGACGCCCTGGAGCAGGAGCTGCGCAAGATCGCCCCCGACGATGTCGCCGGCTACCGCGCCTTCGCCGCCGAAGGCAAACGCATCTGGGACCTGTCGGCGGAGTTGTTTCTGTTTAAGGCCCCGGAGCAGTTGTTGAAGCCTCGGCCGGGATCGCCAGCCGATACGGCAGACGCCCTGGCGGCGGCGGCCGATCCTCTGTTTCGCGCCAAGGTCGGCCTGAAACTCCTCTCGACGCCGTTCCAGATCGGCATGTTCAGGCGGTTCAGCGTGGTGGTCGATCGCGCCGTGCGCAGTCGGCGTCTGCGGGAAGTTCTCTACCAATACGCGACGTACAGCGGCGCGAGCCCGTTCAAGGCGCCGGCCACGCTCACTTGTATTCCGCACGCCGAGCGGCAGTTCGGCGGCTGGTATCCGCAGGGTGGCATGTACCGGCTGGCCGAGGCGCTGGCGGAGGTCGCGCAGTCGCTGGGGGTGGACATCCGCACCTCGTCGCCGGTGGACCAGGTGCTGATCGAGCCGCCGACCGCCGGCGCGAAGTCCAGGCGCATCGGACGGGCCGCGGGTGTCCGACTCGCCGATGGCGAAGCGATTCGCGCCGATGCCGTCGTCTGTAACGCCGACGTCGTTTACAGCTACCGTTCGCTGATCGAATCCCGCTACCGCCGAAAGTACGCCGACAAAACGCTGAACAAACTGGAAGCCGGGGGATCGGGCCTGGCGCTTCTGCTGGGCGTCGAGGGGACCTATCCGCAGCTCGCGCATCACAACAAGTTCATGCCCGCCGACTACCGCAGCGACGTGGTGTCGATGTTCCACACCCGCACCGTGCCGCGCGACCCGGCGATCTACGTCTGCGCGACGACACGCACCGACGCATCGCAGGCCCCTGACGACTGTGAGAACCTGTTCGTCCTGGCGTCCGCCCCGCCGATCGATGGGACAATTGACTGGTCGACGCGTGGCCCGCGCTACCGCGATCAGTTGATCAACTCGCTGGAGCACGCCTGGGGGCTGAAGGATCTAAACAAGCGGATCGTCGTCGAGCGGCAGATCTCGCCGGCCGATCTGAAGTCGCTGTACAACGCGAACGCCGGCAGCATCTACGGCATCGGTAGCAACAACCTGAAGGATGCCTTCCTGCGCCCGCCGAACCGGGACAAGGATGTCGAACGGCTCTACTTCGCCGGCGGCGCGACGCACCCTGGCGGCGGGCTGCCGCTGGTGGCGCTGTCGGGTAAGATCGCCAGTGAGATGGTGATGGAGGACTTGGACGGCTGA
- a CDS encoding ribosomal protein L7/L12 — MRQLTPEQQRQIAVEIRAERKIQAIKLYREFTHSGLKEAKDAVEAMEAGGLPSDLSPGTQGVFRTSDPSGGVDESTRRQLAAMVRAGRKIEAIKVWREKTGDGLAEAKSRVEQLAAEPGTYSTLEQRAAMQSKRGCFGMLLVAVMLAAVTTLLVFRSLGVLKSLAVHVGGG; from the coding sequence TTGCGCCAACTCACCCCCGAACAGCAGCGACAGATCGCCGTCGAGATTCGCGCCGAGCGGAAGATTCAGGCGATCAAGCTCTATCGAGAGTTCACCCACAGCGGCCTGAAGGAAGCCAAGGACGCCGTCGAGGCGATGGAAGCCGGCGGACTTCCATCTGACCTGTCGCCGGGCACACAGGGCGTCTTCCGCACTTCAGACCCATCCGGCGGCGTGGACGAATCCACCCGGCGGCAACTCGCCGCAATGGTGCGTGCCGGCCGCAAGATCGAGGCGATCAAGGTCTGGCGGGAGAAGACCGGCGACGGCCTGGCCGAAGCCAAGTCGCGCGTGGAACAACTCGCCGCCGAGCCCGGAACGTACAGCACATTGGAGCAACGCGCGGCGATGCAATCGAAACGCGGCTGCTTCGGCATGCTTCTGGTTGCCGTGATGCTGGCAGCGGTTACGACGCTGCTGGTATTCAGGTCGCTGGGGGTGTTGAAGTCTCTGGCGGTTCACGTCGGCGGCGGATGA
- the lipB gene encoding lipoyl(octanoyl) transferase LipB, translating to MLVTDLGQLAYRPAWELQEQAHARVLAGGEEELLLVEHLPVITLGRRGSVEGSEMARNLLASPESLAAAGVEVVQSDRGGDITFHGPGQVVAYPIVRLNDHRMSVGAYVRRLEQAVIDTFADLRISARREEGAVGIWVDDATSGQAAKICAVGVRIKRGISLHGIALNVTTDLDYFNLIVPCGLAGRPVTSVRHVLGSNTTADAIALFAEARNALTRRLVQTFAHKATSVAHTDDA from the coding sequence ATGCTCGTGACCGATCTCGGCCAACTCGCCTACCGCCCCGCGTGGGAACTGCAGGAGCAGGCACATGCCCGTGTGCTGGCTGGCGGTGAAGAGGAACTTCTGCTCGTCGAGCACTTGCCGGTCATCACCCTCGGCCGGCGCGGCAGCGTGGAAGGGTCGGAGATGGCCCGCAATCTGCTAGCCTCACCGGAGTCGCTGGCGGCGGCGGGGGTGGAGGTCGTCCAGTCCGACCGCGGCGGCGACATCACCTTCCATGGTCCCGGCCAGGTCGTCGCCTACCCGATCGTCCGGCTGAACGACCACCGGATGAGCGTCGGGGCTTACGTTCGTCGGCTTGAGCAAGCCGTCATCGACACGTTCGCCGACCTGCGGATTTCTGCCCGCCGGGAAGAGGGTGCCGTCGGCATCTGGGTCGATGACGCCACCTCCGGCCAGGCGGCGAAGATCTGCGCCGTCGGCGTACGTATCAAGCGGGGCATCTCGCTGCACGGCATAGCGCTGAACGTGACGACCGATCTCGACTACTTCAATCTGATCGTCCCCTGCGGCCTGGCGGGCAGGCCGGTGACGAGCGTGCGGCATGTGCTCGGCTCGAACACAACGGCTGACGCTATAGCGCTGTTCGCCGAGGCACGCAACGCACTTACCCGGCGACTGGTGCAGACGTTTGCACACAAGGCAACGTCCGTCGCACACACCGACGACGCCTAA
- a CDS encoding heparinase II/III domain-containing protein, with the protein MARMQTRVGCSLLAAMLFAFSGCGRANPAKTPADDWTSLAKQSRLFADAARWAALKQQITSDPVSRQIFGVVRDTAERLIDQPPVAYVDKGAFWHGPMRQAQGRILALAMTYRLTGDARFLARAKLEMRTLAELPNWYPQHFLDTAEGALGMATGLDWLHDALTPLERQYFAVALIDKALRPSLLVSEDKTWVSGSNNWTAVCHGGLVAAALIVADQEPALARQIVARAMKHLPRYAELYAPAGAYSEGPDYWAYGTTFYALTADALRTALGSSSDLERAPGFPQTADYTLQMTGPTGQLYNFADNGSEVSFEPVMFWFARELRRGDLLQRELANLSALAEAIAAGAPRGDASRMLPLALIWYDPALATAKGSTRPLTWWSQGGSQPQAVMRSAWNDPHATFVGIKAGRADDSHAHMDVGSFVLEADGVRWAVDLGRESYPHARANGLPNADLFGTKQNGRRWSIFRCGPESHNLLRFDDAPQLVEAKADIRPLPPGGDGVGYLVDLSPVVCERVARAQRQFVLHPDRSVTIADEWTTGANATQVAWQWLTRAQVTVTADGAILRQDGRTMRLRILEGQGATVDVEDVSKPRKAWDSPNPGLSRILIRVKTPPASVGRLCIRAAPGVIP; encoded by the coding sequence ATGGCACGAATGCAAACCAGGGTCGGTTGTTCCCTGCTGGCGGCAATGTTATTTGCCTTCTCCGGCTGCGGACGTGCCAACCCGGCAAAGACACCAGCCGACGATTGGACCAGCCTGGCGAAGCAGTCAAGGCTCTTTGCCGATGCCGCGCGTTGGGCGGCATTGAAGCAGCAGATCACGAGTGATCCAGTCTCGCGGCAGATCTTCGGCGTCGTGCGCGACACGGCCGAGCGATTGATCGACCAACCGCCCGTCGCTTACGTGGATAAGGGTGCGTTCTGGCACGGCCCCATGCGGCAGGCGCAGGGGCGGATTCTCGCCCTGGCGATGACCTATCGACTGACCGGCGATGCCCGCTTTCTCGCCCGGGCAAAGCTCGAGATGCGAACCCTGGCCGAATTGCCGAACTGGTATCCGCAGCACTTTCTGGACACCGCCGAGGGCGCACTGGGCATGGCCACGGGGCTGGACTGGCTGCATGACGCGCTAACCCCGCTGGAGCGCCAATACTTCGCCGTCGCCCTCATCGACAAGGCGTTGCGCCCGTCGCTGCTGGTGAGCGAGGACAAAACCTGGGTCAGCGGCAGCAATAACTGGACCGCCGTGTGTCACGGCGGCCTTGTCGCGGCCGCACTGATCGTAGCCGACCAAGAACCGGCTCTTGCCCGGCAGATCGTCGCCCGCGCGATGAAACACCTGCCACGCTACGCCGAGCTCTACGCGCCCGCCGGGGCCTACTCGGAGGGTCCGGATTACTGGGCCTATGGAACCACGTTCTACGCACTGACAGCCGATGCATTGCGCACAGCCCTGGGCAGTTCGAGCGATCTCGAACGCGCCCCCGGATTTCCGCAAACGGCCGACTACACGCTCCAGATGACCGGCCCGACCGGGCAGTTGTACAACTTTGCCGACAACGGTTCAGAAGTCAGTTTCGAACCGGTGATGTTCTGGTTCGCTCGCGAGTTGCGGCGTGGCGACTTACTCCAGCGGGAACTCGCCAATCTCAGTGCGCTTGCCGAAGCCATCGCCGCGGGTGCGCCGCGCGGCGATGCCAGCCGAATGTTGCCACTTGCCCTGATCTGGTACGACCCGGCCCTCGCCACGGCAAAGGGTAGCACTCGTCCGTTGACCTGGTGGAGCCAGGGCGGCTCGCAGCCGCAGGCCGTGATGCGGTCGGCGTGGAACGACCCGCACGCCACGTTCGTCGGCATCAAGGCCGGCCGCGCAGACGATTCACACGCGCACATGGACGTCGGCTCGTTCGTCCTCGAGGCCGATGGCGTGCGCTGGGCGGTCGACCTGGGGCGAGAAAGCTATCCGCACGCTCGGGCCAACGGCTTGCCGAACGCCGACCTCTTCGGGACGAAGCAGAACGGCAGGCGGTGGAGCATTTTCCGCTGCGGGCCAGAGAGCCATAACCTGCTTCGTTTTGACGACGCCCCGCAACTTGTGGAGGCCAAAGCGGACATCCGCCCGTTGCCGCCTGGCGGCGACGGCGTCGGCTACCTGGTGGACCTGTCCCCCGTGGTTTGCGAGCGGGTTGCCCGCGCTCAGCGGCAATTTGTGCTCCACCCCGACCGATCAGTGACGATCGCCGACGAGTGGACAACAGGCGCGAATGCGACGCAAGTCGCCTGGCAGTGGCTGACCCGCGCGCAGGTAACCGTGACCGCCGACGGGGCCATCCTTCGGCAGGATGGCAGGACGATGCGTCTCCGTATCCTCGAGGGGCAAGGCGCGACGGTCGACGTGGAGGATGTCTCGAAGCCACGGAAGGCCTGGGATTCTCCGAACCCCGGACTCAGTCGCATTCTGATTCGCGTGAAAACACCGCCGGCCAGCGTGGGACGGCTTTGCATCCGCGCGGCGCCCGGCGTCATTCCGTGA
- a CDS encoding FIST signal transduction protein codes for MKFLSAISAAPDTDDAVTEVLRSFQAQGNAGADVAFVFLTAHHTLEADRLVEKLWLELDPQCMVGCSGDGVLGGDMEIERQPGLAVMVGQLSGVRFHPFHIADDLDWRHMLTDEAELAERVGYGPLTRGIVGFGDPFTTPAGQLLTALDAACPNAPLVGGMASSGRQPGENILIRNDQVLERGFVGVSISGPVAVQAVVSQGCRPIGKPLVVTKAKENIIEQLGGRPAMEMLREIVNSLGPQDEKLLSSGLFIGRAISEYRDTFGRGDFLVRNVIGVDEQTGAIAAADFIRVGQTVQFHVRDAATAGEDLAAMLEAQKGNPAAGSLLFSCNGRGTRLFNTSGHDIGQAKKAMPQTPVAGFFAAGEFGPVGGKNFIHGHTASFAMFR; via the coding sequence ATGAAGTTCCTATCCGCCATCAGTGCTGCCCCCGATACCGATGACGCCGTCACCGAGGTTTTGCGGTCCTTTCAGGCGCAGGGCAACGCCGGTGCCGATGTCGCGTTCGTTTTCCTGACGGCGCATCACACGCTCGAGGCTGATCGACTGGTCGAGAAGCTCTGGCTCGAGCTCGATCCCCAATGCATGGTCGGCTGCTCCGGCGACGGCGTGCTCGGCGGCGACATGGAAATCGAACGCCAGCCCGGCCTGGCGGTGATGGTGGGGCAGTTGTCCGGCGTGCGGTTCCATCCGTTCCACATCGCCGACGACTTGGACTGGCGGCACATGCTCACCGACGAGGCGGAGCTGGCCGAGCGCGTCGGTTATGGCCCGCTGACGCGCGGCATCGTCGGCTTCGGCGATCCGTTCACCACGCCGGCCGGACAACTGCTGACGGCGCTCGATGCGGCGTGCCCCAATGCGCCGCTTGTCGGCGGGATGGCCAGCAGCGGTCGCCAGCCGGGCGAAAACATCCTGATTCGCAACGATCAGGTCCTGGAGCGGGGTTTCGTCGGCGTCAGCATCAGCGGGCCGGTCGCGGTGCAGGCGGTCGTCAGCCAGGGGTGCCGACCGATCGGTAAGCCGCTCGTCGTCACCAAGGCGAAGGAGAACATCATCGAACAGCTCGGCGGCCGACCGGCGATGGAAATGCTGCGGGAGATCGTCAACAGCCTGGGCCCGCAGGATGAAAAGCTGCTGTCCAGCGGATTGTTCATCGGACGGGCGATCAGCGAGTACCGCGATACCTTCGGCCGTGGCGACTTTCTGGTGCGCAACGTGATCGGCGTGGACGAGCAGACCGGCGCGATCGCGGCGGCGGATTTCATCCGCGTCGGGCAGACGGTGCAGTTCCACGTGAGAGATGCCGCCACCGCCGGCGAAGACCTGGCTGCGATGCTGGAAGCCCAGAAGGGCAACCCGGCGGCGGGGTCGCTGCTGTTCAGTTGCAACGGACGGGGCACCAGGCTCTTCAACACCTCCGGCCACGACATCGGCCAGGCGAAGAAGGCGATGCCGCAAACACCAGTCGCAGGCTTCTTCGCCGCCGGCGAGTTCGGCCCGGTAGGCGGGAAGAACTTCATTCACGGGCATACGGCGAGTTTTGCGATGTTTCGGTGA
- a CDS encoding pyridoxal phosphate-dependent aminotransferase, with protein MPRNLNDFLSARSKGVDASGIRKVFDLAAKMKDPINFSIGLPDFDVPDVAKEMAITSIRRGDNRYTQTQGIAPLRDRLRADLSKEFGRDVGEVLITSGVSGGLMLAMQAVMDPGDEAIFLDPYFVMYKHLLTLTGGKPVIVDSYPDFRFHADRVEAAITPKTKLLILNSPSNPTGIVMTEEEVRSAVEVARKHDLLILSDEIYEPFLYDAARGLPSAAHAYDRTIVLRGFSKSHAMTGWRLGYAFGPAEIIAQMTKLQQYTFVCAPSPFQHAALAALDVPMTDYVAAYRKKRDMAYEMLSRKFEIQKPQGAFYIFPKAPAGLTATQFVTKAIDNNVLIIPGSVFSERDTHFRISYATTDEKLAQGCEVLCGLV; from the coding sequence ATGCCGCGCAACCTCAACGACTTTCTCTCCGCCCGCTCCAAGGGCGTCGACGCTTCGGGCATCCGCAAGGTTTTCGACCTCGCCGCGAAGATGAAGGACCCGATCAACTTCTCGATCGGCCTGCCCGACTTCGACGTCCCCGATGTCGCGAAGGAAATGGCGATCACGTCCATCCGCCGGGGCGACAACCGCTACACCCAGACGCAGGGCATCGCCCCGCTCCGCGACCGCTTGCGGGCCGACCTGAGCAAAGAGTTCGGCCGCGACGTCGGCGAGGTGCTGATCACGTCCGGCGTGTCCGGCGGGCTGATGCTCGCGATGCAAGCCGTCATGGACCCCGGCGACGAGGCGATCTTCCTCGATCCCTACTTCGTCATGTACAAGCACCTGCTCACCCTGACCGGCGGCAAGCCGGTCATCGTGGACAGCTACCCCGACTTCCGCTTCCACGCCGACCGCGTCGAAGCGGCGATCACGCCGAAGACGAAACTGCTCATCCTCAACAGCCCAAGCAACCCGACGGGCATCGTGATGACCGAAGAGGAAGTGCGATCCGCGGTCGAAGTCGCCCGCAAGCACGACTTGCTGATCCTGTCGGACGAGATCTACGAGCCGTTCCTCTACGACGCCGCACGGGGGTTGCCGTCTGCGGCGCACGCCTACGATCGCACGATCGTCCTCCGCGGTTTCAGCAAGAGCCACGCAATGACCGGCTGGCGGCTCGGCTATGCGTTCGGCCCGGCGGAAATCATTGCCCAGATGACGAAGCTGCAGCAGTACACGTTCGTCTGCGCCCCCAGCCCCTTCCAGCACGCCGCCCTGGCCGCGCTCGATGTGCCAATGACCGATTACGTCGCCGCGTACCGGAAGAAGCGCGACATGGCGTACGAGATGCTGAGCCGCAAGTTCGAGATCCAGAAGCCGCAGGGCGCGTTCTACATCTTCCCCAAGGCCCCCGCCGGCCTGACGGCGACGCAGTTCGTCACCAAGGCGATCGACAACAACGTCCTGATCATCCCCGGCAGCGTCTTCAGCGAGCGCGACACGCACTTCCGCATCAGCTACGCGACGACGGATGAGAAGCTGGCGCAGGGGTGTGAGGTGTTGTGCGGATTGGTGTGA
- a CDS encoding small basic protein, whose translation MSLDRSLKSASTLVRHRNVLTRGERLLKLKEAEKWSETKNSPLGLPKVGHRKAAVVKAEKKVEGDAAAAGAAPAGKAAGGKAAPAAKAAAGKAAPAGKAAAGKAAPAAKAAPAAKKK comes from the coding sequence ATGTCCCTTGATCGCAGCCTCAAGAGCGCAAGCACCCTGGTCCGCCATCGCAACGTCCTGACGCGTGGCGAACGCCTCCTTAAGCTCAAGGAAGCGGAAAAGTGGTCCGAAACCAAGAACAGCCCGCTGGGCCTTCCGAAAGTCGGCCACCGCAAGGCGGCCGTGGTGAAGGCCGAGAAGAAGGTGGAAGGCGACGCCGCTGCGGCTGGCGCAGCCCCGGCCGGCAAGGCCGCCGGTGGCAAGGCCGCTCCCGCCGCCAAGGCTGCCGCTGGCAAGGCCGCCCCTGCGGGCAAGGCCGCTGCCGGCAAGGCGGCCCCCGCCGCCAAGGCCGCCCCGGCCGCCAAGAAGAAGTAA
- a CDS encoding protein-disulfide reductase DsbD — translation MPTADRSIRRLFSSAAVFLLLAFTALPATAQDKQRYKVAKSAVSATVLKPGVPAMAAVVFDIEPGFHAQSNTPTEDYLIAFTAEFETPKGVTAGKPIFPKGHIKQYPALGKLSVYDGRVIIRVPLEIAADAKPGDAVIKGKLGFQICDDKACFPPDEAAIEIKAAIGAADAKSEPSEADLFKGYLAEPPPAAEPGKDGKKVRVSGVLDTTALQGGKPARLAVVIDIVPGFYAQANPVIGDGIPTTVAIEATKGLKFGEPAYPPGKSKASADGKPLSIYSGRAIVLVPVEVSGDATGDVTVKGTVTVQVCDTAGVCLFPEDFPIEVRTSIADARGAVAPNQPELFEAAAAMIAAPAPPRTSTAVKASSNSSADALSGYSIPAVFGIAFVVGIIFNIVPCVLPVLPLKAIGFYETAQHNRLKSVSFGLVFSLGVIASFAVLGLLVVVLRVFTWGEIFSNPWFSLTLVLILVAMAANMFGVFTVNLPAGAYMFTPRHDTYFGNFLFGILTAALSTPCTFGLFVGVIAVALNQPPVVGLLLVSTVGAGMASPYVVLSALPELARKFPRTGPWAELVKQSMGFMLLAVAVFFAKGWLERVTGAPAVWWMIFAIVAAGGLFVIVRCLQYGKTRVAPIAGTIVALLIVAPSFYAAKLLAVKPYEWQAYSETALAAAQSSNKVVLVEFTASWCSNCHALEALVLNDREIQRTVQDESVAMIKADLSAKDAPGWQLLKEKLKAEGVPLTVIYSPTLTEPIQLAGFYSVGDLKAAIEKASPRRSSLSNSLK, via the coding sequence ATGCCGACCGCCGACCGCTCCATCCGACGCCTGTTCTCATCCGCCGCCGTGTTCCTGCTGTTGGCGTTCACAGCGCTTCCCGCCACTGCCCAGGACAAGCAACGTTACAAGGTCGCGAAGTCCGCCGTCAGCGCGACCGTGTTGAAGCCCGGCGTACCGGCGATGGCGGCGGTGGTGTTCGATATCGAGCCCGGATTCCACGCCCAGTCGAACACGCCGACCGAAGATTACCTGATCGCCTTCACCGCCGAGTTCGAAACCCCCAAGGGAGTTACGGCCGGTAAGCCCATCTTCCCCAAGGGACACATCAAGCAGTACCCGGCGCTGGGCAAGCTCAGCGTCTACGACGGCCGTGTGATCATCCGCGTCCCTCTGGAGATCGCCGCCGATGCCAAGCCCGGCGACGCGGTCATCAAGGGAAAGCTCGGCTTTCAGATCTGCGACGACAAGGCCTGCTTCCCGCCGGACGAGGCGGCGATAGAGATCAAAGCCGCCATCGGCGCTGCCGACGCAAAGTCAGAACCCTCCGAGGCCGACCTGTTCAAGGGTTATCTTGCCGAGCCGCCTCCCGCGGCCGAGCCCGGTAAGGACGGCAAGAAGGTCCGCGTCAGTGGCGTGCTCGACACCACCGCCCTCCAGGGCGGTAAGCCTGCCAGGCTCGCTGTGGTCATCGATATCGTCCCGGGCTTCTACGCCCAGGCCAATCCGGTGATTGGCGACGGCATCCCGACCACTGTCGCAATAGAGGCAACGAAGGGGCTGAAGTTCGGCGAGCCGGCGTACCCGCCGGGTAAGTCCAAGGCATCGGCCGATGGCAAACCCCTCAGCATCTACTCCGGCCGGGCGATCGTCCTGGTTCCGGTAGAGGTTAGTGGCGACGCAACCGGGGATGTCACCGTTAAGGGCACTGTCACCGTGCAGGTCTGCGACACCGCCGGCGTCTGCCTTTTCCCCGAAGATTTCCCGATCGAGGTCAGAACATCGATCGCCGACGCCCGGGGCGCCGTCGCCCCCAACCAACCCGAGCTCTTTGAAGCCGCCGCTGCGATGATCGCCGCGCCGGCCCCGCCGAGAACATCGACGGCGGTCAAGGCATCGAGCAACAGCAGTGCCGATGCGCTGTCCGGCTACTCGATCCCCGCCGTGTTCGGCATCGCGTTCGTCGTCGGCATCATCTTCAACATCGTTCCGTGCGTGTTGCCGGTGCTGCCGCTCAAGGCGATCGGATTCTACGAAACCGCGCAGCACAACCGCCTTAAGAGCGTCAGCTTCGGCCTGGTATTCAGCCTGGGGGTGATCGCGAGCTTTGCCGTGCTCGGATTGCTGGTCGTGGTATTGCGGGTTTTCACATGGGGCGAGATTTTTTCCAACCCGTGGTTCTCGCTCACGCTGGTGCTCATCCTCGTCGCGATGGCCGCGAACATGTTCGGCGTGTTCACCGTCAATCTGCCCGCCGGGGCGTACATGTTTACGCCGCGACACGACACCTACTTCGGTAACTTCCTGTTCGGCATCCTGACCGCGGCGCTATCAACGCCTTGCACGTTCGGGCTGTTTGTGGGCGTGATCGCTGTCGCGCTCAATCAACCGCCCGTGGTGGGGTTGCTCCTGGTGAGCACGGTCGGCGCGGGCATGGCTTCGCCTTACGTCGTACTGTCGGCGTTGCCGGAACTGGCCCGCAAGTTCCCCCGTACCGGGCCTTGGGCGGAACTGGTCAAGCAGTCGATGGGCTTCATGCTGCTGGCCGTCGCGGTCTTCTTCGCCAAGGGATGGCTGGAACGCGTCACCGGCGCGCCGGCCGTCTGGTGGATGATCTTCGCGATCGTCGCCGCCGGCGGCCTGTTCGTGATCGTTCGCTGCCTGCAGTACGGCAAGACGCGCGTCGCGCCGATCGCCGGCACAATCGTTGCGCTGCTGATCGTGGCACCATCGTTTTATGCGGCGAAGCTGCTGGCCGTGAAGCCGTACGAGTGGCAGGCCTACAGCGAGACGGCCCTCGCCGCCGCTCAGTCTTCGAACAAGGTCGTGCTGGTCGAGTTCACCGCAAGCTGGTGCTCGAACTGCCACGCTCTTGAAGCACTGGTATTGAACGACCGCGAGATCCAGCGAACGGTGCAGGACGAGTCTGTCGCGATGATCAAGGCCGACCTGAGTGCCAAGGACGCGCCTGGCTGGCAATTGCTGAAAGAGAAGCTCAAAGCCGAAGGCGTGCCCCTGACGGTCATCTATTCCCCCACGCTCACCGAGCCCATTCAACTCGCCGGTTTCTACAGCGTCGGCGATCTGAAAGCCGCGATTGAAAAGGCATCCCCGAGGCGCAGCTCCCTAAGCAACTCGCTCAAGTAA
- a CDS encoding RrF2 family transcriptional regulator, with the protein MKVSKRTEYGVRAIVQLARQWPQNFVQSKDLAKKEHLPTKFLESILLALRRGGFLESKIGREGGYKLARPPSEISVGDIIRRLEGRLANREGKMGDNLSLGEVAVFLLNERLTRATNEVLDAVTLEQLVEHVNKASNQQLEMYYI; encoded by the coding sequence TTGAAGGTATCCAAGCGGACGGAGTACGGCGTACGGGCGATCGTTCAATTAGCCCGCCAGTGGCCTCAGAACTTCGTGCAGTCCAAGGACCTTGCCAAGAAGGAACACCTTCCCACCAAGTTCCTCGAATCGATTCTGCTTGCGCTTCGGCGGGGGGGATTCCTGGAGAGCAAGATCGGTCGCGAAGGCGGCTATAAGCTCGCCCGACCGCCTAGTGAGATCTCCGTCGGCGACATCATCCGCCGGCTTGAAGGTCGACTGGCCAACCGTGAAGGCAAGATGGGTGACAATCTTTCGCTGGGCGAAGTCGCGGTGTTTCTGCTCAATGAACGCCTGACCCGCGCGACCAACGAAGTGCTGGATGCCGTCACGCTGGAGCAACTCGTAGAGCACGTGAACAAGGCGTCGAACCAGCAGCTCGAGATGTACTACATCTGA
- a CDS encoding DUF1328 family protein → MLRWALIFFVVALVAAVFGFGGIAAGAAGIAKVLFFLFLVLFVVSLIAGMAGGRRARIDL, encoded by the coding sequence ATGCTTCGTTGGGCCCTCATCTTCTTCGTGGTGGCGCTCGTTGCCGCCGTCTTTGGCTTCGGTGGTATCGCGGCCGGCGCGGCCGGAATCGCCAAGGTCCTGTTCTTCCTGTTCCTGGTCCTGTTTGTCGTCTCCCTGATCGCGGGAATGGCCGGCGGCAGACGCGCGCGAATCGATCTGTAA
- a CDS encoding entericidin A/B family lipoprotein, protein MRSTLRGLTVASLSVLMLLGSLSLTTGCNTVEGAGDDIKKVGDKIEDATD, encoded by the coding sequence ATGCGATCCACTCTTCGTGGCCTCACCGTCGCAAGCCTCAGCGTCCTCATGCTTTTGGGAAGTCTCTCACTCACCACCGGCTGCAACACCGTTGAAGGTGCCGGCGACGACATCAAGAAGGTCGGCGACAAGATCGAAGACGCGACCGACTGA